A stretch of the Glycine soja cultivar W05 chromosome 13, ASM419377v2, whole genome shotgun sequence genome encodes the following:
- the LOC114382521 gene encoding protein FATTY ACID EXPORT 2, chloroplastic-like: MAESVGVAGFGVSGSFSLTRPTIFSRSSNNISLFRSQSHFPAAAFGSLTRSNPHVHAAVTSDSKAATSLDLTQPDLDNSGGGANGNGGGGGGGGGGGGEGGGDNSKGEEGSDGDKRKMALLMSQKFTLAYAALVGVGGVMGYLKSGSNKSLLAGGLSASLLYYVYTELPGSPVFASSVGLGISAALLGVMGSRFKKSGKVFPAGVVSLVSLIMTGGYLHGIMRSAH, encoded by the exons ATGGCAGAGTCTGTGGGTGTGGCTGGGTTCGGTGTTTCAGGCTCATTCTCTCTTACTAGGCCCACAATCTTTTCTCGATCTTCCAATAATATCTCTCTCTTTCGCTCTCAATCTCATTTCCCTGCTGCTGCATTCGGTTCCTTGACACGTTCCAACCCACACGTGCACGCCGCTGTCACTTCCGACTCCAAGGCCGCTACTTCGCTTGACCTAACTCAACCCGATCTCGATAATAGCGGCGGCGGTGCCAACGGTAACGGCGGCGGCGGTGGAGGTGGAGGTGGAggtggaggagaaggaggaggtgaTAATAGCAAGGGCGAGGAAGGATCTGACGGTGACAAGAGGAAAATGGCTCTGTTAATGTCTCAGAAATTCACTCTAGCTTATGCTGCACTCGTCGGAG TGGGTGGTGTAATGGGTTATCTCAAGAGTGGCAGCAACAAGTCACTTTTGGCTGGGGGTTTGTCTGCATCACTGCTGTATTATGTTTATACTGAGCTACCTGGAAGCCCTGTTTTCGCATCATCTGTTGGCCTTG GCATATCTGCTGCACTTCTTGGGGTGATGGGTTCTCGTTTCAAGAAATCAGGAAAGGTCTTTCCAGCAGGTGTTGTGTCACTTGTGTCCCTCATAATGACTGGTGGTTACTTGCATGGAATTATGCGTAGTGCGCACTAA
- the LOC114380721 gene encoding rhomboid-like protein 14, mitochondrial produces MEVRIGQRVSRGMLPLLALHTVSEYYRSDHKPPFTAALIAANTLIYLRPSFLDPLIPPIEQVWFNPHLILKNKDLKRFLLSPFYHIGEPHLVYNMLSLLWKGFQLETSMGSVDFASIVASLLVLSQGVTLMLSKSLLLFFDYERSYYSEYSVGFSGVLFAMKVVLNSQSENYTSVYGIIVPSRYAAWAELVLAQLLVPGVSFLGHLGGILAGLLYLKLRSTYSGSNPIKVLIRGIVDAVKWPFKFLRRRRGRITGRGTVGSNRAWRCQTCTYDNNNGSLRVCEMCGTIRVVNGVSSFQRSSHSDGLPLDELRRRRIDRFGGR; encoded by the exons ATGGAAGTGAGAATTGGGCAAAGGGTGTCTCGCGGAATGCTCCCTCTCCTCGCTCTCCACACCGTCAGCGAGTATTACCGCTCCGACCACAAACCTCCGTTCACCGCCGCCCTCATCGCCGCCAACACCCTCATCTACCTCCGCCCCTCCTTCCTCGATCCCCTCATTCCCCCCATTGAACAAGTCTGGTTCAACCCCCACCTCATCCTCAAG AACAAGGACTTGAAACGCTTCTTGTTGTCGCCGTTTTACCATATCGGAGAACCGCACCTGGTTTACAACATGCTATCCCTTCTCTGGAAGGGGTTTCAGTTGGAAACCTCAATGGGAAGCGTCGATTTCGCTTCCATAGTCGCTTCCTTGCTCGTTCTCTCCCAGGGCGTAACCCTaatgttatccaaatcactgCTTCTGTTCTTCGACTACGAGAGATCCTACTACAGCGAATACTCCGTCGGATTCTCCGGCGTCCTCTTCGCCATGAAAGTCGTTCTCAACTCCCAATCGGAGAACTACACCTCCGTCTACGGAATTATCGTTCCGTCCCGTTACGCTGCGTGGGCTGAATTGGTTCTCGCTCAGCTTCTCGTGCCGGGCGTGTCGTTTCTCGGCCATCTCGGTGGCATTCTGGCGGGGCTTCTTTATCTGAAGCTGAGGAGTACTTATTCGGGTTCTAACCCTATAAAAGTTCTCATCAGAGGGATTGTTGATGCTGTGAAGTGGCCTTTTAAGTTCTTGCGGCGGAGGCGGGGACGGATCACCGGAAGGGGAACAGTTGGAAGTAACAGGGCGTGGAGATGCCAGACGTGTACCTATGACAACAACAATGGTTCCCTGAGAGTGTGTGAGATGTGTGGGACGATTAGGGTTGTCAATGGAGTGTCCTCTTTTCAGAGGAGCTCCCATTCTGATGGGCTTCCTTTGGATGAGTTGCGCCGCCGGAGAATCGACAGGTTTGGAGGCAGGTGA
- the LOC114381405 gene encoding cyprosin-like → MGFKHLLLVTSVCAWFVSLAVTTSSGDGVTRVSLKRRSLDINSLNSARIKGVVNHLKADGVYLKNYLDAQYFGEIGIGSPPQSFRVVFDTGSSNLWVPSAKCVLSIACYFHSKYRSKLSNTYTKIGTPCKIPYGHGHVPGFISQDNLRVGDIIIKDQQFAEITKEGPLAFLAMHFDGILGLGFQNKSVRQVTPVWYNMIEQGLVTQKIFSLWLNQDPVAKLGGEIVFGGIDWRHFKGEHTYVPLTQKDYWQIEVGDIQIANNPTGLCEGGCAAIIDSGTSLIAGPTKIVTQINHAIGAEGYVSYECKNIIHNYGDSIWEYIISGLKPEIICVDIGLCSRNRTFITNDVIETAVHNESWGESRTKESPLCTFCDMIVFWMQVQLKQKNTKEKILKYVDELCEKLPNPVGQTFIDCNDIANMPQITFTIGNKSFPLSPEQYMLRIEEGCNTVCYGGFVPLDVPAPQGPLWVLGDLFLGAYHTVFDYGNLRIGFAEAA, encoded by the exons ATGGGTTTCAAGCATTTGCTGCTTGTGACGTCTGTGTGTGCTTGGTTTGTATCCTTGGCTGTTACAACTTCTTCTGGTGATGGGGTAACGAGAGTTAGTCTAAAAAGGAGGAGTTTAGACATTAACAGTCTTAATTCTGCAAGGATCAAGGGGGTTGTTAATCATTTAAAAGCAGATGGAGTGTATCTGAAGAATTATCTTGATGCACAGTATTTTGGCGAAATTGGTATTGGGTCACCTCCACAAAGCTTCAGAGTTGTGTTTGACACTGGTAGCTCGAATCTGTGGGTCCCTTCCGCCAAATGCGTCTTGTCT ATTGCTTGCTATTTTCATTCCAAGTATAGATCGAAGCTATCTAACACCTATACGAAAATAG GAACACCTTGCAAGATCCCTTATGGCCATGGACACGTTCCTGGCTTCATCAGCCAAGATAATTTAAGAGTTGGGGATATCATCATCAAAGATCAA CAATTTGCTGAGATTACAAAGGAAGGACCGTTGGCGTTTTTAGCAATGCATTTTGATGGGATACTTGGACTTGGATTCCAAAATAAGTCAGTGAGACAAGTCACACCAGTGTG GTACAATATGATAGAACAAGGGCTCGTGACTCAAAAGATTTTCTCCCTTTGGCTAAACCAAGACCCAGTGGCAAAGCTAGGGGGTGAGATTGTCTTTGGTGGGATTGACTGGAGGCACTTTAAGGGTGAACACACTTATGTTCCACTTACTCAAAAGGATTATTGGCAG ATTGAGGTGGGAGATATTCAAATAGCAAACAATCCAACAG GGCTATGTGAGGGTGGTTGTGCTGCTATTATTGACTCAGGGACCTCTTTGATTGCCGGTCCAACA AAAATTGTGACTCAAATTAACCATGCCATTGGAGCAGAAGGATATGTGAGTTATGAATGTAAAAACATCATCCATAACTATGGTGATTCAATATGGGAATATATAATTTCTGGG TTAAAGCCTGAAATTATATGTGTTGACATTGGACTCTGCTCGCGTAATAGAACATTTATAACAAA TGATGTTATTGAAACAGCAGTGCATAATGAAAGTTGGGGCGAGTCACGAACAAAGGAGAGCCCCTTGTGTACTTTTTGTGACATGATTGTCTTTTGGATGCAAGTTCAGCTTAAGCAAAAGAAtacaaaggaaaaaatattaaaatatgtggATGAG CTGTGTGAGAAGCTTCCCAATCCTGTGGGACAAACATTTATAGACTGCAATGATATAGCAAACATGCCACAAATTACATTCACCATTGGAAACAAATCATTTCCCCTGTCTCCAGAACAG TATATGCTAAGAATTGAAGAAGGTTGCAACACTGTATGCTATGGTGGTTTTGTTCCTCTAGATGTGCCAGCTCCACAAGGTCCCCTCTG GGTTCTTGGAGATCTTTTCTTGGGGGCTTATCACACAGTGTTTGATTATGGCAATCTCCGTATTGGATTTGCTGAAGCTGCGTAG
- the LOC114381991 gene encoding self-incompatibility protein S1-like produces the protein MGGLAKKITHHLVTLVLVIVLCTTIVEGTKHVSIKNRLGSGRNMTLHCQSKDNDLGKQNIAYGDEFGWDFSDNVAGTTLFFCDLGWENVEEFHFDAYSFARDRVRCGDAGCSWLVSIEGIYGLNEQTGYWEFMYQWPN, from the coding sequence ATGGGAGGTTTAGCTAAGAAGATAACTCATCATCTGGTGACCCTGGTGCTGGTAATAGTATTGTGCACCACTATTGTTGAAGGCACCAAACATGTAAGCATCAAGAACAGACTAGGATCTGGGAGGAACATGACCTTGCATTGCCAGTCCAAAGATAATGATCTGGGCAAACAAAACATAGCATACGGGGACGAATTTGGATGGGACTTCTCTGACAATGTTGCTGGAACCACACTGTTTTTCTGTGATTTGGGATGGGAAAATGTTGAGGAGTTCCATTTTGATGCGTATTCCTTTGCCAGGGACAGGGTACGATGTGGTGATGCTGGATGTTCATGGCTAGTATCGATTGAAGGCATTTATGGCTTAAATGAACAAACGGGGTACTGGGAATTCATGTACCAATGGCCAAATTGA
- the LOC114380820 gene encoding protein CREG1: MIDMKLMMMLLMWGSESQGRLLSIPTKPNPDDAPASARWLVSLNFWGVLNTISSDLGGAPFGNVVSYSDGLPNESTGIPYFYLTTLDPTARNALQDDKASFTVSEYPLGTCGRRDPMNPTCSKISLTGKLKLVDEKSKEAEFARNALFSKHPEMKDWPEDHNFQVFKLEIENIFLINWFGGPKPLTVEQYLHPKVNNVGLIL, translated from the exons atgatcgatatgaaattgatgatgatgttgCTGATGTGGGGCTCTGAATCCCAAGGCCGATTACTGTCTATCCCAACAAAACCTAACCCAGATGATGCTCCTGCCTCTGCTCGTTGGCTCGTCTCCCTCAATTTCTGGGGAGTCTTGAA TACTATCTCATCTGATTTGGGTGGAGCTCCCTTTGG GAATGTGGTATCATATAGTGATGGACTACCTAACGAAAGCACTGGAATCCCATACTTTTACTTGACAACTCTAGACCCGACAGCAAGAAATGCACTGCAAGATGATAAAGCTTCATTCACGGTCAGTGAATACCCTCTTGGGACCTGTGGCAGGAGAGACCCAATGAACCCTACTTGTTCCAAAATTTCTCTAACTGGAAAG CTGAAATTGGTTGATGAAAAGTCCAAGGAAGCCGAATTTGCTCGAAATGCCTTGTTTTCCAAGCATCCAGAGATGAAAG ACTGGCCTGAGGATCACAACTTTCAAGTCTTCAAAttagaaattgaaaatatatttctaattaattggtTTGGTGGTCCCAAACCACTCACAGTGGAACAGTACTTACATCCCAAAGT GAACAATGTTGGCCTCATTCTCTGA
- the LOC114380948 gene encoding cation/H(+) antiporter 19-like, producing MATGNNASCPAFMKATSNGAFQHENPLDYALPLLILQICLVVVFTRVIAFLCRPLRQPRVIAEIIGGILLGPSAIGRNEKFLSTVFPKKSITVLDTLGNVGLLFFLFLVGLELDMRAIRRTGHKALAIALCGITVPFVLGIGTSFALRATVSKGAEPVSFLVFMGVALSITAFPVLARILAELKLLTTDVGRIAMSAAAVNDVAAWILLALAIAISGSNGSPFVPLWVLLSGVAFVIFAVFAIRPLLVAMANRSPEGEPVKEVYICITLTLVLACSFVTDTIGIHALFGAFVIGTIMPKEGSFSVVMIEKIEDLVSGLFLPLFFVSSGLKTNVATISGGLSWAMLVLVIFNACFGKIVGTIVVSLTCKVPSQEAVALGFLMNTKGLVELIVLNIGKDRKVLNDQAFAICVLMALFTTFITTPIVMAVYKPARRGAPYKHRTIQRRDPDTELRMLACFHTTRNIPTLINLIESSRGIRKRGKLCIYAMHLMELSERSSAITMVHKARKNGMPFWNKKPDDKDQMIIAFQAYEKLRSVNVRPMTAISALNSIHEDICTSAHQKRAAMIILPFHKHQRVDGSMESLGHSLHVMNQLVLSHAPCSVGILVDRGLGGTSQVQASDVSYKVVVPFFGGRDDREALCYGMRMAEHPGILLNVVKFVPPPGASLAFGAKLVGMSSNKDKKAMEVVGGSYYDDKQQDDQLWSEFLSACNNNQESMKYEQKLVASKGDIEAALKEMNRSNLILVGRMPSVGPLVSRSDCPELGPVGSYMASSDFSTVTSVMVIQQYNPSTDIHPLVMEEFDYPDKLEPNAPRS from the exons ATGGCGACGGGTAACAACGCGTCATGCCCAGCGTTCATGAAGGCAACGTCGAATGGGGCGTTCCAACATGAGAACCCCCTCGATTATGCGCTTCCTCTGTTAATCCTCCAGATTTGTTTGGTCGTTGTTTTTACTAGAGTTATTGCATTCCTCTGCAGACCCCTCAGACAACCCCGAGTCATTGCTGAGATCATT GGAGGAATACTACTTGGGCCATCTGCAATTGGACGAAATGAGAAGTTTCTGAGCACGGTTTTCCCAAAGAAAAGCATAACGGTTCTTGACACACTAGGCAACGTtggtcttttgtttttcttgtttctagTTGGTCTTGAGCTTGACATGCGTGCTATTCGCCGTACTGGTCACAAGGCCTTAGCCATTGCCCTTTGTGGGATCACTGTGCCTTTTGTTCTTGGCATTGGCACTTCTTTTGCTCTTAGAGCCACCGTGTCCAAAGGTGCTGAGCCAGTTTCATTTCTTGTCTTCATGGGTGTTGCACTCTCAATCACTGCCTTTCCTGTCCTCGCTAGGATCCTAGCTGAGCTTAAACTCCTCACCACTGATGTTGGTCGCATAGCAATGTCAGCTGCAGCTGTGAATGATGTTGCAGCTTGGATTCTTCTTGCTCTTGCCATAGCCATTTCTGGTTCTAACGGATCACCCTTTGTTCCTCTTTGGGTCTTGCTCTCTGGTGTTGCTTTTGTTATCTTTGCTGTCTTTGCCATTAGGCCATTGCTTGTAGCTATGGCTAACCGTTCCCCTGAGGGTGAGCCAGTGAAGGAGGTGTACATATGCATCACATTGACACTGGTTTTGGCTTGTAGTTTTGTCACTGATACTATTGGAATCCATGCCCTCTTTGGGGCTTTTGTGATTGGTACCATTATGCCCAAAGAGGGTTCATTTTCTGTAGTGATGATTGAGAAGATAGAAGACCTGGTGTCTGGCCTTTTCCTGCCACTGTTTTTTGTGTCTAGTGGCTTGAAGACTAATGTGGCAACTATTAGTGGAGGACTTTCTTGGGCAATGTTGGTGCTTGTTATATTCAATGCTTGCTTTGGCAAGATTGTTGGCACAATAGTTGTGTCGTTAACGTGCAAGGTGCCTTCTCAAGAAGCCGTGGCACTTGGATTTCTCATGAACACAAAGGGCTTGGTAGAACTCATAGTTCTCAACATTGGGAAGGACCGTAAg GTGTTGAATGACCAAGCATTTGCCATTTGTGTTCTCATGGCATTGTTTACCACCTTCATCACCACCCCAATAGTGATGGCTGTATATAAACCAGCTCGCAGAGGAGCACCCTACAAGCACAGAACAATTCAGCGCAGAGATCCTGACACTGAGCTCCGAATGCTAGCTTGCTTCCACACCACCCGCAACATTCCCACGTTAATCAATCTCATAGAGTCTTCCCGCGGAATTCGAAAGAGAGGAAAGCTTTGCATCTATGCCATGCACTTGATGGAACTCTCAGAGCGATCTTCAGCAATCACAATGGTTCACAAGGCACGCAAGAATGGCATGCCCTTCTGGAACAAGAAACCGGATGACAAAGATCAAATGATCATTGCTTTTCAGGCTTATGAGAAACTAAGAAGTGTCAATGTGCGCCCCATGACAGCCATCTCTGCTCTCAATAGCATCCATGAGGATATTTGTACTAGTGCTCACCAAAAACGTGCAGCCATGATTATCCTCCCATTCCACAAACACCAACGTGTGGATGGATCAATGGAGTCACTAGGACATTCACTCCATGTGATGAATCAGCTTGTGCTAAGCCATGCTCCTTGCTCAGTGGGAATTTTGGTTGATCGAGGTCTTGGAGGGACAAGCCAAGTCCAAGCTAGTGATGTGTCTTATAAGGTTGTTGTACCCTTCTTTGGGGGACGTGATGATCGTGAAGCACTTTGTTATGGTATGAGAATGGCTGAGCACCCGGGGATTTTGCTCAATGTGGTTAAGTTTGTGCCCCCACCTGGGGCATCATTGGCCTTTGGTGCTAAATTGGTTGGGATGTCATCGAACAAGGACAAGAAAGCAATGGAAGTGGTTGGTGGCAGTTATTATGATGATAAACAACAAGATGATCAATTGTGGAGTGAGTTTTTAAGTGCATGCAACAACAACCAAGAGTCAATGAAGTATGAGCAAAAACTGGTGGCAAGCAAAGGTGATATTGAGGCAGCATTGAAGGAAATGAATAGGAGCAATCTAATATTGGTTGGTAGAATGCCATCAGTAGGACCTTTGGTTAGCAGAAGTGATTGTCCAGAACTTGGACCTGTTGGAAGCTACATGGCTTCTTCAGATTTCTCCACTGTTACATCAGTTATGGTAATTCAGCAATATAATCCTTCAACTGACATTCATCCACTAGTGATGGAGGAATTTGATTACCCAGATAAGCTAGAGCCAAACGCACCAAGGAGTTAA
- the LOC114381292 gene encoding protein TIFY 3-like, which translates to MAGVNPEAGGWKAYPSVMETALDSGDGRSHHNMSDDGSVMHFSATRSVAVPSSGQNKVIPSPTQFSILYKGKMCIYEGIPAEKVREIMLIASVSAKSAEMKSGIRLTSFIPKSPSSSQGNSTNLPSPQSVKSSIRRLQDEFPLARRQSLQRFLEKRRNRLANKSPHALTKNVVHNPDKGFSPDDTPDFGLLNLNFQRRDFSPVVLPL; encoded by the exons aTGGCTGGTGTGAACCCCGAGGCAGGAGGGTGGAAGGCTTATCCTTCTGTTATGGAGACTGCTCTTGATAGTGGTGATGGAAGGAGTCATCATAACATGAGTGATGATGGGTCGGTGATGCATTTCTCTGCTAcaag GTCAGTGGCAGTGCCATCATCTGGACAGAATAAAGTGATTCCTAGTCCAACTCAGTTTAGCATCCTCTATAAGGGGAAAATGTGTATCTATGAAGGAATTCCTGCAGAAAAG GTGCGTGAAATAATGTTGATTGCTTCTGTCTCTGCTAAGTCTGCTGAAATGAAGAGTGGGATCCGATTGACTTCATTCATTCCCAAAAGCCCTTCTTCTTCACAGGGAAACTCTACTAATTTGCCTTCACCCCAATCAGTCAAGAGTTCCATTCGCAGGCTGCAAGATG AATTTCCACTGGCTCGAAGGCAATCACTTCAAAGATTTCTTGAGAAGAGAAGAAACAG gtTGGCTAACAAATCCCCCCATGCCTTAACAAAAAATGTGGTTCACAACCCAGACAAGGGCTTTTCTCCTGACGACACGCCAGATTTTGGTTTGTTGAACTTGAACTTTCAGAGGAGGGATTTCAGCCCCGTGGTGCTGCCTCTTTAA